The nucleotide sequence GAATCTGTTCGTTTGAGAAGTTGGGGCCAAGATAGGCTGTTTTCATTTCGTATTTTCGCTCTTGAGAAAAAACAGAGTTATAGATGAACAGAGCTGCTCCCAGACTCCCTCCGCCGTCGGATGCGTTTGGCTGAATCCAGACGTCTTTGAATGGAGTACGTGATAGTATCTTACCATTATATACACTATTAAGGGCAACCCCTCCTGCCATAACAAGATTTGTGCATTTTGTTTCTTTAAAGAGGTGGTTTAGGATACGACTTATAACTTCTTCTGTAATGAGTTGTACAGCTGCTGCTATATCTTTGTGCCTCTGAGTAATTTCTTCGTTTTTTCTTCTTACAGGTCCACCCAAGAGATCACAGAGCTTTTTTGATGGCATTTTGTTGCTTGCAAGATAAGAAAAATACTCCATATCCAGCCTATAACTTCCATCAGACTTTATGTCAATAATTGAAAGCAATTTTTTGTAGTATGGATTTGCTTCTTTGTTCATATTTCCGTATGCAGCAAGACCCATTACTTTATATTCAGAGTTATTTACTGAAAAACCAAGATAGGCAGTTATGGTTGAATAAAGGAGACCTATTGATGAAGGAAAGCGGATCTCTTTGTTTAGGATTATTTTATTTTTTTCACCCACGCCGTAAGCGGTAGTTGTCCATTCACCTACACCATCAATTGTAAGAATTGCTGCTCTCTGAAACGGACTTGAAAAAAAAGCACTTGCTGCATGTGCAATGTGGTGCTCAACGAAGAAGATTTCACCTTCATAAGGTATGCGTTTTTTGATTACTTCTTTTATTCTGACTTTTTCTGAGAGATAAGACGGCATTGCACCGGCAAATGTAAAGAAACTATATGGGAATGTATCTAAATATTGGTAGACGATGCGCTCAAATTTTAAGAAAGGCTTTTCATAAAATGCAACACAGTCTATATCGGTTGGTTTAAGTCCCTCACTCTCCAAGCACCACCGGATAGCATTTATAGGAAAAGAATTATCATGTTTTTTTCGTGTGAATCTTTCTTCCTCTGCTGCTGCAACACAGATTCCATCTCGTATAAGAGAAGCCGATGCATCATGGTAATAACAGCCAATACCAAGAACATTCATCGCTTTCACCTAGAATCTTCGCTTGTATGTCTCCTTAGTTCCTTTTCCAAGAGTTGTGTCTATCCAGTAGGTCTCAGCGTTATTTGAAATTTGTTTATCAAGAAAATGCTTTCCCAAAGTCTTTGAGAGTATGGCCGTAATCCCTATTCCAAGTATATAGACAAAAAAAAGGAGCCCTGTATTAAAGAGAATTGAGATGGTTTCTCCGAAATCCCTAACGCCAATTTTAAAGCCGGATATAAACGCCCTTAGATTCTTCATATAAATAACCGCTTCAGCAGATTGGATATTAAAACTAAAAGAAAAACTAGGAAAAGAATATGAGGATAGCTGACTTCCTTTGGTAGTTTATTTGTAAATGAAAGAAGCAAGAAAAGGATAAGAGAAAAAAAAATGAAGGAGAGGATGTACCCCACTTTGTGTCCGAAATTAGCCATTTTCAACTCTTCTTTTTTAGATTTTATGTTGATTGCCCAATCCATAAATTCAGCCTTTTTGTAGCAAATTTCCAATTTTTTAAATAAAGGCATAGACAAATTGGGAGAGTGCAGTTGTTTGAGCAAGTAATATCAAAACACCTATTATCGCGAGCAAAATAAAAATTGGTGCGAGCCACCACAGTTTTCGTATGCGTATGAATTCAATAAGTTCGGAAATGAATGAAGGCTCTTTACTCATTATTTTTCAACTCGTTATATACGGCGGTAGCAATTAGATCAGCTATAATCTCATTTCCTATTTTGTTAAGATGGTATAAGTCTATATATGTTGTATCTGAGGTGTTACTAAATGCATCTTTTAGATCATAAAATTTAAATGAATATCTTCTGGGATGAGTAACAACCTTGTTGTATACTGCTTGAAAGAACGGCTTCAGCTCTTCTCGGTTTAGCAAAAAATCAAGCTCCTCTTGTGACTTCTTTTCTTTTGTAAATAGAACTGGCTGCCAGAAATAGAGGGACTTAAAACCGTAGCCTTTTGAGAGTATATCAATTGTTTTTAAGTTTTCAAAATAGACATTGGATACCTCCTCTGACAAAGACGCTAATCTATCCTCAGAGTAGAGTTTCTTCTTTTCTCCAAAGAGAGTCTTTGATACTTTCAGAACGATTTTTCCAATGCTTGTTTGGTAGAAGATTGGGGTTATGAGGTTAAATCTTTTATTTAGCCCGAAATCTAATTTTCTGTTTTCAATTCCATAAGGAACCCCTGCTTCACCTGCATGGTACGCTGCCAAGGCTTCATTTATGCCATCGTAAAAAATTGCATAATGAGGTACATTTCCTTTTCTAAGCTCAAGGAGGAGCCTTATCTCTGACTGAGTATTAACATAGCCGCTTTCCCCAAAATTCGTTACATTTACACTTACTCCTTTCTCACAAAGTTTTCTTGAAAGAAGCGAAGGAAGAGTAAAGTTATCGGGTACACCGTGTCCCCATGCTGTTGAGCCTCCGAAAAAGAAAATCTTTATAGAGTTGTTATTTGAACATGG is from Candidatus Anstonellales archaeon and encodes:
- a CDS encoding carbamoyltransferase — protein: MNVLGIGCYYHDASASLIRDGICVAAAEEERFTRKKHDNSFPINAIRWCLESEGLKPTDIDCVAFYEKPFLKFERIVYQYLDTFPYSFFTFAGAMPSYLSEKVRIKEVIKKRIPYEGEIFFVEHHIAHAASAFFSSPFQRAAILTIDGVGEWTTTAYGVGEKNKIILNKEIRFPSSIGLLYSTITAYLGFSVNNSEYKVMGLAAYGNMNKEANPYYKKLLSIIDIKSDGSYRLDMEYFSYLASNKMPSKKLCDLLGGPVRRKNEEITQRHKDIAAAVQLITEEVISRILNHLFKETKCTNLVMAGGVALNSVYNGKILSRTPFKDVWIQPNASDGGGSLGAALFIYNSVFSQERKYEMKTAYLGPNFSNEQILAFLQDNDIKFTRFTSKREKISKTAKLIYENNIVGWFQGRMEWGPRALGARSILSNPCNPQMKNILNMKVKHRELFRPFAPVVCEDDAPKYFDCDYPIPKPTDFMLMVYPIKENWRSKIPAVTHVDGSGRLQTIRRYQNEEYYDLIKEFGKLSGIPILINTSFNIRGEPIVCTPYDAFMCFTGTGIDYLVLEDYLIKKEDNLEFEWDSEKYADD
- a CDS encoding DUF5989 family protein codes for the protein MSKEPSFISELIEFIRIRKLWWLAPIFILLAIIGVLILLAQTTALSQFVYAFI
- a CDS encoding SGNH/GDSL hydrolase family protein, with protein sequence MNTKSRENRFEKYYLILSTHLSPYSKVAYSAFVILIISLLMLAFLEVAAFGVISVFKSLNSTPSVIRAGEYKNQSFLKEYFIYEDEPASVMEYSPYIDYIRRPNISGKYINTNHDSLRFTFNPCSNNNSIKIFFFGGSTAWGHGVPDNFTLPSLLSRKLCEKGVSVNVTNFGESGYVNTQSEIRLLLELRKGNVPHYAIFYDGINEALAAYHAGEAGVPYGIENRKLDFGLNKRFNLITPIFYQTSIGKIVLKVSKTLFGEKKKLYSEDRLASLSEEVSNVYFENLKTIDILSKGYGFKSLYFWQPVLFTKEKKSQEELDFLLNREELKPFFQAVYNKVVTHPRRYSFKFYDLKDAFSNTSDTTYIDLYHLNKIGNEIIADLIATAVYNELKNNE